Proteins encoded together in one Triticum dicoccoides isolate Atlit2015 ecotype Zavitan chromosome 7B, WEW_v2.0, whole genome shotgun sequence window:
- the LOC119340388 gene encoding uncharacterized protein LOC119340388 yields the protein MAEYDEQGMAIAAAEILLSLRSRKLARWPDWVPRPSSDPAADLQRPEEAEDELPPIPEGWPKRPRLPPRAVAKGTAWLLSWESPFARLGEHLVARSGACSSGDERARSHPRVTKVKREPLAARRPETPPYYVSAAGSGPSTSGMDRARSRRRQRVSEKAQATAAAWTDAAMAASSPETPFDYANAAGSGASSSGDEVARSTAKRKAQGSGGSGVPSSGDEGCSSPAKRARADISIAVAVQPKAGAVKLEDQKIENNYRDEKGHLMFDLNEDPSMAEEW from the exons ATGGCGGAGTACGACGAGCAGGGCATGGCCATCGCGGCCGCCGAGATACTTCTCAGCCTCCGGAGCAGGAAGCTGGCGCGGTGGCCGGACTGGGTTCCGCGCCCGTCCAGCGACCCCGCCGCGGATCTCCAgcggccggaggaggcggaggacgagCTGCCGCCGATTCCGGAGGGATGGCCGAAGCGGCCGCGGTTGCCGCCCCGTGCGGTGGCGAAAGGAACCGCGTGGCTGCTGTCATGGGAGAGTCCCTTTGCGCGGCTGGGGGAGCATCTTGTCGCCAGATCCGGTGCGTGCTCCAGCGGGGACGAGAGGGCGCGGTCGCACCCGCGCGTCACGAAGGTGAAGCGCGAACCTTTGGCGGCGCGGAGGCCGGAGACACCGCCGTACTACGTCTCGGCCGCCGGATCCGGCCCTTCCACCAGCGGCATGGACAGGGCGCggtcgcggcggcggcagcgcgtgaGCGAGAAGGCGCAGGCGACGGCGGCCGCGTGGACTGACGCCGCCATGGCGGCATCGAGCCCGGAGACGCCCTTCGACTACGCCAACGCCGCTGGATCAGGGGCGTCCTCGAGCGGGGACGAGGTGGCGCGGTCGACGGCGAAGCGCAAGGCGCAGGGGTCGGGCGGATCCGGAGTTCCTTCTAGCGGCGACGAGGGGTGCAGCTCGCCGGCGAAGCGCGCGCGGGCGGACATCTCCATCGCCGTCGCCGTCCAACCCAAGGCAGGCGCGGTTAAACTTGAG GATCAAAAGATCGAGAACAATTACCGGGACGAGAAGGGCCACTTGATGTTTGACCTCAACGAAGATCCAAGCATGGCGGAGGAATGGTGA